DNA sequence from the Bufo bufo chromosome 3, aBufBuf1.1, whole genome shotgun sequence genome:
GGTTTGTCCTCCATCTCCTAGAGGTGGTCCTGAGGCAGAATTATTTCCGCTTTGGGGAGACCTATTACCAACAAGTACGTGGGGTGGCCATGGGCTCGAACGTGGCGCCCACGTATGCCAACATGttcatggcggaggtggaggacAGACTCATATACAGAGCCGCAATGTTTGAGAGAGCCcgttgctggtggcgctacatcgacgacattttcgtgGTGTGGGGAGGCTCTCGTGGTGAACTACAACTGTTTTTTGAGTTTCTTAATAACATGGTGCCCGGGTTGGGGTTCACCATGACAGCGTCGGCAGTCTCTCTTCAATTCTTGGATGTGATGGTACATATCAGGGAGGGAAGTATTGAAACTGACATCTTCCACAAACCAACAGATAGGAATAACTTGTTGGAGTTTAAGAGTAATCACCCACGACGGATGGTGGAGTCATTGCCCTGGAGTCAGATGCTAAGGGTGAGACGGGTGGTATCGGGGGATGAGCTTTTCGGGACAAGGGTGGATGAGATGGGGAAGAAGTTCCTAGATAGGGGATATCCACGACGATTGGTGGAGAGGATCTCTCAGAAGGTGGGGGAGGTTGATCGGGAGTCCACGTTCCAGGGAAAGAAAAAGGAGAGGGACCAAAAACGGATCCCGTTTGTTGCTAGGTACGGCTCCAACAGTGGGGACATAGCACGTATTATACGCAAAGAATGGCACATTTTGCAGAAAGGGCTACCTATGGTAGACGAATTTGTGGGCTTCCCTATGATGGCATACAAGAGAGGGGCCAACCTACGCGATAAACTGGTGAGAACTGAGGTTGGTGAGCCACATGGGGATGGGCAGAGGTATCTGGCACCGAGGAAGTTGGGATGTTTTCCCTGCCTCGGTTGTTGCAACTGTGGCAACATGTTAAAGGGGGATACTTTTGCCCATCCCTATAGTGGTAAGCCCTATAAGATTAAAAATTTCTTTACATGTCGATCACGGGACGTGATATATATGATCACGTGCCTGTGTGGGTTGATCTACATAGGGGAGACCACAATGGAAGCCAGGGAGCGTATTAACTCCCATAAGAGCAATATTCGTAGGGCCCAGATTGATAAGCCGGTGGCGAAGCATTTCCTGGAACGTGGACACTCGGTCAACCAACTCAGGTTTAGAATCATTGACTCTGTCGGCCCGCTGAGACGTGGGGGGGACAAGGATCGGATTCTACGTAAAAAAGAGCTCAAATGGATCTTTGAGATGAGAGCACTCCAACCATTCGGAATCAATATAGAATTCTCTGTATCAAATGTGTAATGGTTCAGAGTGACCTTTGAACTGGTTCACTGTATAGtgttttttaattgtattttgtttttcATTGATTCACTATCACACTTGTTTCCAACCCACACTGGATCATGGCACACTGAGTAATTAGGGGGCTCGTTCCTGTCTGCACCCCCGCTGTGGGTGTGGTTATCTCCTTCCACACGTCACCGCGGTGGGCGGTGTTGGATCCTGGATGCGTCTCTGGCAACATGGGGCTGGTTGGATAATAGAGAGGCGGGGCCATTATGTCACCTAGGCCGGGTTTCGGCCGGAGACATAAAGACTGAGGGCCCCTGCCTATATCTCTTCTGACGGTCCCCGGTTGCGCCAGAGGATATTATGCGGTTGGCGATGAGCTCTGATCGCCGCATCGCTTGGCCCGGGACCCGGCCGCCGGCACTGGTGACGTGGGGCTATGGGGTGACCGCTCTCATTACGTGGAGGTGGGCGGATCGGCTCATTGGCGTCCCTAGCAACGGTGCGCATAGCGGAGGATGTGTGGAATGACGCGACGATCACCAGGGCGGAGTTACTCGCGGTCAGGTGATCTCGGGTCAGCTGGGTAGTGACGCAGTTCCGCCTTCCCTGACATGCGCACTGGTGGCCTAGGAACGCCAAGGAACATGTGTGCCCTGAAGGTATGTGGAGGTATTGGatcttatatatatatgattgGTGTACATTGATACACTGAGTGGGAGCACTGCAGtatacatttttaatgacattAGCACCTCACTCATTGTGTTATTGGCCACTCCTGTGTGAGTGGGTGTGTCTTAATATATTTAAACGGATACTTTTAGATTTCACATTGTGTTTGATAAAGGCTGCGGATCAGCCGAAACGTCACAACCTGCTGCACGTTAGTTCACTTGGCGATtcccattaaagggttttttaccggacatgctgcctccatcttcttttCTGGGACTTGTTACGCAGGAGCCCTGATGAATCTTGGACTCCAGGTAGGCTGTTGCATTCCGGATGACCTCAAGATCTGGTGAGTGCGAttccacaattattttttgtctTACTGTCAGGAGGCATTTTGATTTGTCAGGGGAAGGTCGTAAATGAAAATGAATCACAGAAAGTGAACGAAAATGTTAATATGATAGCATTTAATTTGTCAGGACAATGCTGTAACTGCACCTTATCTCCTTTACAATGTGAATCTGGGCCTATTGCAGATGACTTGGGAAAGGCTTTAGTGCCCCTAACCCAGACTTTTAACCCCGTGAGTTCTAGGGTGTCCGCTTTAGATAAATTTCAGGAGCTAGTTGAGATGGATCTTGTGGCATtagaacagaaagtgaaaaaagaaatagGGTACGGAGAGATAATCTCACTAAAAAAGAGAGGAAAGCACTCGATAATTTACGGTAAAACAGTGATTTGGtaattttaaaaaatctgatAAAGGTGGGAGTATAGTGGTGATGGATGCAGGTTTGTATTTGAAATGCAATGAGTTGCTAGGGGATACATCCACATATAGAAAGTTGAGGGCAGATTCCACTGCAGAATTTGTCtcagcataagggctcattcacacgaccgttgcccctccgtgcccGTGATGTCAACTGCAAATTGTGgctcgcaatgcatgggcaccgaccgtgggccagccgcatgcggattgcggacccattcacttgaatgggtccgcaatctgtccATTCCACAAtatgatagagcaagttctatctttttgcggtgcagaggcacggaacagaaccccaggaagcactccgtagtgattccgtggggttccgttccgtgcttccgttccgttccacaccgcatctccggatttgcggacccattcaagtgactggatccgcatccgtgatgcagtataacctaatggccgtatttgtggcctaaatgtgactgtaatcaatgtacgtttaatcaaagatgaccagtatatgagcaacattttttttaaccacagtaacctaatggctgtatttgtggcctaaatgtgactgtcacctatgcacgtgtaatcaaagatgaccagtatatgaacaaacgttttttttaaaccgcagtaaccaaatggccgtatttgtggcctaaatgtgagtgtaatcaatgccgtttaatcaaagatgaccagtatatgaacaaattttttttttaaccgcagtaacctaatggccgtatttgtggcctaaatgtgactgtaatcaatgcacgtttactcaaaaatgaccagtatatgaacaaacattttttttaaaccgcagtaaccaaatggccgtatttgtggcctaaatgtgactgtaatcaatgtacgtttaatcaaagatgaccagtatattaacaaatgtttttttttaaccgcagtaacctaataaccgtatttatggcctaaatgtgactgtaatcaatgtacgtttaatcaaagatgaccagtatatgaacaaacgttttttttaaaccgcagaagccaaatggctgtatttgtggcctaaatgtgactgtcacctatgcacgtgtaatcaaagatgaccagtatatgaaaaaaagtgtttttttataaccgtagtaacctaatggccgtatttgtggcctaaatgtgattgtAATCAATgccgtttaatcaaaaatgaccagtatatgaacaaacggtcttttttaaccgcagtaacctaatggccgtatttgtggcctaaatgtgactgtaatcaatgcacgtttaatcaaaaatgaccagtatatgaacaaaagtttttttttaaatgcagtaaccaaatggccgtttttgtagcctaaatgtgactgtaatcaatgcacgtttaatcaaaaatgaccagtatatgaacaaacgttttttttaaaccgcagtaaccaaatggctgtatttgtgacctaaatgtgactgtcacctatgcacgtgtaatcaaagatgaccattatatgaaaaaaagtttttttttaaccgcagtaaccaaatggccgtatttgtggcctaaatgtgactgtaatcaatgcacgtttaatcaaaaatgaccagtatatgagcaaacgttttttttaaaccgcagtaaccaaatggccatatttgtggcctaaatgtaactgtaatcaatgcacgtttaatcaaaaatgaccagtatatgaacaaacggtcttttttaaccgcagtaacctaatggccgtatttgtggcctaaatgtgactgtaatcaatgcacgtttaatcaaaaatgaccagtatatgaacaaaagtttttttttaaatgcagtaaccaaatggccgtttttgtagcctaaatgtgactgtaatcaatgcacgtttaatcaaaaatgaccagtatatgaacaaacgtttttttaaaccgcagtaaccaaatggctgtatttgtgacctaaatgtgactgtcacctatgcacgtgtaatcaaagatgaccattatatgaaaaaaagtttttttttaaccgcagtaaccaaatggccgtatttgtggcctaaatgtgactgtaatcaatgcacgtttaatcaaaaatgaccagtatatgagcaaacttttttttaaaccgcagtaaccaaatggccatatttgtggcctaaatgtaactgtaatcaatgcacgtttaatcaaaaatgaccagtatatgaacaaacattttttttaaaccgcagtaacctaatggccgtatttgtggcctaaatgtgactgtaatcaatgccgtTTAATcatagatgaccagtatatgaacaaatgtttttttttaaccgcagtaacctaatggccgtatttgtggcctaaatgtgattgtAATCAATgccgtttaatcaaaaatgaccagtatatgaacaaacggtcttttttaaccgcagtaacctaatggccgtatttgtggcctaaatgtgactgtaatcaatgcacgtttaatcaaaaatgaccagtatatgaacaaaagtttttttttaaccgcagtaaccaaatggccgtatttgtggcctaaatgtgactgtaatcaatgcacgtttaatcaaaaatgaccagtatatgaacaaacattttttttaaaccgcagtaaccaaatggctgtatttgtggcctaaatgtgactgtcacctatgcacgtgtaatcaaagatgaccagtatatgaaaaaaactttttttttaatcgcagtaacctaatggccgtatttgtggcctaaatgtgactgtaatcaatgcacgtttaatcaaaaatgaccagtatatgaacaaacggtcttttttaaccgcagtacctaatggctgtatttgtggcctaaatgtgactgtcacctatgcacgtttaatcaaagatgaccagtatatgaacaaatgttttttttaaaccgcagtaacctaatggccgtatttgtggcctaaatgtgactgtcacctatgcacgtgtaatcaaagatgaccagtatatgaacaaaaagtttttttaagcacagtcagcaaaaaagctgtatttctggactagaagacatgcagatagatagtgctgccaATTAGGTATtgatagtgacaaactgaagtaaaaaaaagttcattttcagcagaagttggctcagggcaggcttaaaaaaattgtgcactgcacccacaaaacacattggatttagatcgctgagtaaaaaaaaaaaggcagttcttcttaatatttctccctgatctctccctgacagcagctgcagcctaatccgagcagagtgacgggcggcgctacgtgactccagcttaaatagaggctgggtcacatgctgcagttggccaatcacagctgtgatggccttttggggcaagtagtatgacgcttgttgattggctgctgtgcagcctttcaaaaagcgccaagaaagcgccgaactcaaacttttacggaaatgttcgggttcgatccgGGTCCCgaaaaagctaaagttcggtataaacccgaactttacagttctggttcgctcaactctatttgtgaaTAATCTTTCTCACTGTAGAATGATGGGATTCAAATTGTTTGGAAATTGCCTTATAACCCTTCCTAGATTGTTAGGCAGCAATTATTACCTCTCCAAGATCATTGCTGATGTCTTTCCTCCTTGGAATTGCGATAACAAACACATGAATGCTCTAGACCAGCAAACTGCcaaaatgtctgcttttacagagatggtcacacttgcTGATGATAAGTTAATTAAGGGCACATGATTAGCAGCACCTGGCTGCTATTTACCCTCTTAATTCCTATGGAAGAAGTAAGCATGGATTTAATTTTCCACACACAGCTTCTGtatttttgccaaatttttgttaaataatGACATAGTGACATGTATCATAtggtggtgttcatctgaggctgTATTGGCCTAATTGTAAGTTGTTCTTACGACCAGAGGTGTTTTTCATTATGTTCTGATACGTAAAAACATAGAATTCGAGGAAGGTGGACTTTTCTTTTCTCATGAATGTGTTTGCAATATTTGgatactgtatgtaatgtttagTTATTGCGTGGTGGTACAGCAATATGTGGGCATGGTAGAGAAgtattatttatatgtatatatgtttagACTCCAATACTACCATGCAATGCTAAATAATACTTCCCTACaatgcccacataatactgccattcaGTGCCCAAATACAACCACCAAAACTACCATACCACCATACAAGAACTAAATGTTACCTACAGCATCAGATATATTGTACCCACATTAGAATTTCATTTAATATtacatttaaatataaaaattaatcaATTTGGGTGACATATTTGGACTTTGCACAACAAAAATCTTTTCATGTGCACCCGGAAAAACTCATCAGTGATTCCGTATATGAAAGGACTAAGGAACCTCGGAAGACACATGAAGAAGCAGAAGTTGATGATTGGTAACAAAGAAACATATTCTTTAAGCAGAGGCTCTATTAAGGTATAGATAAAAGCAGTCATACATAATATTAACTGAAACGCGtggagaatcacagtttttccagcCTTGGCAGCAAATGCTTTTCCAGAACCAACCTTCAGAGCAACCATCACAATCTTGATGTAGGTGAAAAGTATAATCAGACCCACCAGGGAAAAAGTTGAAATGTAGACAAAATCTCTGATGGAGTTTTGAACTGTGGTGAAGCGTAAGGCCGTTCGGAAACATTTCACATGCAGTAAGAAAAAACTACGATCTACAGACAAACTCAAGATGATGAGGTCCCCCAAATTAGGTATGAGGCCAATTGTCCATATTACTCCAGTCGCAATAGCTGTTCTTTTCAAAGTGCAAAATTCTCCATGCCTTAGTGGGAAACATATGGCTATATAGCGCTCCAAGCACATGATAGCAAGGTTGTATGGAGTGACCTTCAGGGTCGTAGAGGACATGGTGATTACAGTGTAGGAAAATGGTACCGGGAAGGTTACAGGGTAGAAGGAAAGTAGGAAGAGGAAAAGAGTAGTGACCAGATATACTAAGTCATTGATCAGCATGTGGGCAAACAGGACATAGCGGGCTTGTTCTCGAGCAGAAGAGTTGGTAAAGTAGATTGTCAACATTAGAACCATGAAATAGAAGTAGAGCACAATGCTACAAAAGGTTAAAACTATAAGGGACTGCCTAAGGATCTCAAGGTTCTTGTTGACCATCTGGGTTGTATTCTGTTGGAGATCCATGATGTTTGACATAACCCAAGGTTCTAAGGctgcaaatggaaaaaaaaaataacagttcACATCAGTGTAAAAGACTTGAAACATCCCATCCATTTCTTACCAATCCATAGAACTTAGGTCAATCCAATTGAAGATCCCAAAACCCCGAAAGAAAGTTATTTTGGTCTGCCTCTCTTAGACCACTTCCTATCTGTATTACAGGGTTTATCTTCCATTTGATATTCCACAAGACTAAGTATTTGGCCCTTAACTGCTGTGGCCTTGGCCAATCCATCTCGTAAACAACCCCCAAATCTGTCATTCTGCTCCCAAACTGGACAAAGACAGACCTTGACGTCTTTCTTAAATCACAATTGGCTCCTACA
Encoded proteins:
- the LOC120994067 gene encoding odorant receptor 131-2-like; translation: MDLQQNTTQMVNKNLEILRQSLIVLTFCSIVLYFYFMVLMLTIYFTNSSAREQARYVLFAHMLINDLVYLVTTLFLFLLSFYPVTFPVPFSYTVITMSSTTLKVTPYNLAIMCLERYIAICFPLRHGEFCTLKRTAIATGVIWTIGLIPNLGDLIILSLSVDRSFFLLHVKCFRTALRFTTVQNSIRDFVYISTFSLVGLIILFTYIKIVMVALKVGSGKAFAAKAGKTVILHAFQLILCMTAFIYTLIEPLLKEYVSLLPIINFCFFMCLPRFLSPFIYGITDEFFRVHMKRFLLCKVQICHPN